One genomic segment of Thermodesulfobacterium sp. TA1 includes these proteins:
- a CDS encoding cache domain-containing protein: MLKFKPNKENYILRDTDNPNLFKDFFPYVEPPRIFFDGKYIPPQPAKNFYITDTTFRDGQQARVPYTPEQIETLYKFLHKLSGPKGIIRKTELFLYTQKDREALERCLALEYQYPEITGWIRANKNDLKLVKEAGLKETGILTSCSDYHIFLKLKKTRKQALEDYLAIIKEALSLGIRPRCHFEDITRADIYGFVIPFAIELMKLREESGIDIKIRLCDTLGLGVPYPEAALPVSVPKLIRALIEEAGVPEELLEWHGHNDFYKSVINATAAWLYGCTYVNTSLLGIGERTGNTPLEAMVFEYIALKGTTDGMEVSVITDIVNYYKKELHEKIPSRQPLVGEEFNATKAGIHIDGLIKNEEIYNSFDTLRVLKRPIQIIITDKSGTAGIAYWINMHFGLTGEKQIDKRHPGVAKIYKKIIEEYEKGRVTPISNEEMLAYTKKYLPELFVSELDHLRDYVIQLMSHYLEDLSQEKEISTLQAKEIKPVLKKFLEEHPYVQFIYIVDTEGKPIIGVSNDIEYLQKFEELLRTETFENREWFKVPLKTGKTYISKFYTSRITGNLCITLSIPIRNKYEEIIGILGMDIKFEDVVKMENGSYEK, encoded by the coding sequence ATGCTAAAATTTAAACCTAACAAGGAAAATTACATCTTAAGAGACACTGATAACCCAAATCTTTTTAAAGATTTTTTTCCTTATGTAGAACCTCCCAGGATTTTTTTTGATGGAAAATATATTCCTCCCCAGCCGGCTAAAAATTTTTACATAACTGATACTACTTTTAGAGACGGTCAACAAGCAAGGGTACCTTATACTCCTGAACAAATAGAAACCCTTTATAAATTTTTACACAAACTCAGCGGACCTAAAGGAATAATAAGAAAGACTGAGCTTTTCCTCTATACCCAAAAAGACCGAGAGGCCTTAGAAAGATGTCTCGCTTTAGAATACCAATACCCTGAAATAACAGGATGGATAAGGGCTAATAAAAATGACCTAAAATTGGTAAAAGAAGCCGGTCTTAAAGAAACGGGTATTCTTACCTCTTGTTCTGATTACCACATTTTTTTAAAGCTCAAAAAAACTAGAAAACAAGCTTTAGAGGACTATTTGGCTATAATCAAAGAGGCCCTTTCCTTAGGTATCCGTCCAAGATGCCATTTTGAAGATATTACCAGGGCAGACATCTATGGATTTGTGATACCTTTTGCTATAGAGCTTATGAAACTTAGAGAAGAAAGTGGGATAGATATAAAAATAAGACTTTGCGATACCTTAGGTTTAGGGGTGCCTTATCCTGAAGCCGCCTTACCTGTAAGCGTGCCTAAGCTTATAAGGGCTTTAATAGAAGAGGCTGGGGTTCCTGAAGAACTACTTGAATGGCATGGCCATAATGACTTCTACAAATCGGTAATAAATGCTACCGCCGCCTGGCTTTACGGATGTACTTATGTTAACACCTCCCTTCTTGGTATAGGAGAAAGGACCGGTAATACCCCCCTTGAAGCCATGGTTTTTGAATATATTGCTTTAAAAGGCACAACCGATGGAATGGAGGTTTCAGTAATTACAGACATCGTAAATTATTATAAAAAAGAACTTCATGAAAAAATACCTTCAAGACAGCCTTTGGTGGGAGAAGAGTTTAACGCTACTAAAGCAGGTATCCATATAGATGGATTGATAAAAAACGAAGAAATTTACAACTCTTTTGACACCTTACGGGTGCTTAAAAGGCCTATTCAAATTATCATTACTGATAAAAGCGGAACCGCTGGTATTGCTTACTGGATTAACATGCATTTTGGGCTTACTGGAGAAAAACAAATCGATAAAAGGCACCCAGGAGTGGCAAAAATTTACAAAAAAATCATCGAGGAATACGAAAAAGGTAGGGTTACCCCTATTTCAAACGAAGAAATGCTGGCTTATACCAAAAAATATCTTCCTGAACTCTTTGTGTCTGAGCTTGACCACCTAAGAGATTATGTAATCCAGCTTATGTCCCATTATCTTGAGGACCTTTCACAAGAAAAAGAAATATCTACCCTACAGGCAAAAGAAATAAAGCCTGTGCTTAAAAAGTTTTTAGAAGAACATCCTTATGTACAGTTTATCTATATAGTAGATACTGAAGGCAAACCAATCATAGGTGTAAGTAATGACATAGAGTACCTCCAGAAATTTGAAGAACTTCTTAGAACTGAAACTTTTGAAAATAGAGAATGGTTTAAAGTGCCGTTGAAAACAGGGAAAACTTATATTTCTAAATTTTATACCTCGAGAATCACAGGAAATCTCTGCATCACTCTTTCTATACCTATAAGAAATAAATACGAAGAAATCATCGGAATCCTTGGTATGGACATAAAGTTTGAAGACGTAGTAAAGATGGAAAACGGATCTTATGAAAAATAG
- the flgL gene encoding flagellar hook-associated protein FlgL, translating to MRIGFNTKYNSVLADLNRLSSELNLTQLKISSGKNFTRPSDSPSDVVISLNYKQGINRIEKYQKAIDEGLAFLKTQEATLGQVEDLVARAKVLAIQAANATQDINARKATAEEIDKIFQAVLSLANSQLGEKYLFSGQKTSGFPPGAFPFQLTKETLPNGQTIEKVVYNGSVEDFSISYDKGMQIKLGENGQKIFMDSGIFETLIGLKRLLLKDNQIDYQQETYNIQEFIGKLDEVYNHIAAKRGLVGAQISHLETKKELYIDFKQTLENNLGEVESADLAELATKMQQLSIAYDAALKATAMVSGMSLVKYV from the coding sequence ATGAGGATAGGGTTTAATACCAAATATAACAGCGTGCTTGCCGACCTAAACCGTCTTTCTTCTGAATTAAACCTTACCCAGCTTAAAATTTCTTCCGGTAAGAATTTTACCAGACCTTCTGATAGCCCTTCTGACGTAGTCATTTCCCTTAACTATAAACAAGGTATCAACAGGATAGAAAAATACCAAAAGGCTATAGATGAAGGCCTTGCCTTTTTAAAAACACAAGAAGCTACTTTAGGTCAGGTTGAAGACTTGGTGGCAAGGGCTAAGGTGCTTGCCATCCAAGCAGCGAACGCAACCCAGGATATAAACGCAAGGAAGGCCACCGCAGAAGAAATAGATAAAATTTTTCAGGCAGTTTTATCTTTGGCTAACTCTCAATTAGGAGAAAAATATCTTTTTTCAGGACAGAAAACCAGCGGTTTCCCTCCAGGGGCTTTTCCTTTTCAGTTAACCAAAGAAACCCTTCCTAACGGACAGACAATAGAAAAGGTGGTTTATAACGGTTCGGTTGAGGATTTTTCTATAAGCTATGATAAAGGTATGCAGATAAAACTGGGAGAAAACGGACAAAAAATATTTATGGATTCAGGAATTTTTGAAACCCTTATAGGTTTAAAAAGGCTTCTTTTAAAGGATAACCAAATAGACTATCAACAAGAAACCTATAACATCCAGGAATTTATAGGAAAGCTTGACGAGGTTTATAACCATATTGCAGCCAAAAGAGGTTTGGTAGGGGCACAGATATCCCATCTTGAGACCAAAAAAGAGCTGTATATAGACTTTAAACAGACCTTAGAGAATAATTTAGGAGAGGTTGAAAGCGCTGATTTGGCTGAGCTTGCAACCAAGATGCAACAGCTTTCTATTGCCTATGACGCAGCATTAAAGGCTACCGCTATGGTAAGTGGTATGAGCCTGGTTAAGTATGTTTAA
- the flgK gene encoding flagellar hook-associated protein FlgK, with the protein MAGLTSTLNIAKNSLLAFQLATQVIGHNISNVNNEAYSRQKVVETTYPPSPSPVGPIGTGVRIDYIKRYFDSFLERNLNLKYTDFGLYNAEEAGLNVLESLFNEVTEGVGLTSVLKNFWASWQSLANAPENLAARTQVLENGKLITEILKSKFQGLRDLETQIGLKLKNMADNINKISSQIAELNLQITALESGGKTANDLRDQRDALIRQLSQLASIQYFETKEGAYNVVLGKGFNLVNLDRTWKLEISGTDLYWVDSSGAKVPLSSKEVSSGELGGWLRLLEQLSDKYNYEYVSGNKINYNLFGKLISEGDKLSDLGLSGIVNFNITGTDHLGNSVSGSISYDLTTTPNATLRDLLDKIEELYNYTVKAYIKDGRLFIEDNFRGPGKLEFSMSGPVDFGGFSDPAYQRRVEELNLAGKLKLFGEELVKAVNELHTQGVGLTFYEGELEGAYSVKQYLKELPYFLDLSKNPSGTELTGFFYVWVKNPQGQIVPVKISVEGLSVNATLDDLANRINEGLQQAGFYDPANPNAQYLKALVRGGKLVFQAKEGFAYAFSNDTSGILLSTGINLFFLGTDPEDLSVNNVFVLKPELIASGKMDLASFRTETSLFKVYKSFTTIDANQTFDNSLSKIFLRFYDDKINQVSLFDQNPSNEKVFFVLEGNVSEEIKLTDLGFANNTIITYNGTLYDGTAVSGSFQVSPFSTVKDLMNSIKTTYNNTVEVYIKNGMLIIENKNPGDSSLTFNSDELAQNTYFGSSYRWNLSPSGEYFVEVSVRTNETLSSIFSKIDRLPYIRAYIDADGKAVISLEPNQTKTYAFEIGDNSSTNGFIDFLTTQNMYIPSFRGDPDVSINRVSTGFEDFILDNTREDYLSFYLFDKKGDYIDTFRIRLDDGKTILDVIKEINSPENARYGLSARLDREGKLIIETTGLYQTATFVVQDETSYGTNYIQKSFDQGFINKLKGYEFKRGDNRTAQAIADLASVTRKSLNYATLEDYYSSLIGEVGAATKAVKDSKSFLETLISQIKAIKDSVSGVSLDEEMTNLIKYQQAFAAAAKLLTSVEDMLENLINAKR; encoded by the coding sequence ATGGCTGGGCTTACAAGTACTTTAAACATCGCTAAAAATTCTTTGCTTGCCTTTCAGTTGGCTACCCAGGTTATAGGACATAACATTTCTAACGTAAACAACGAAGCCTATTCTAGGCAAAAAGTAGTGGAAACTACTTATCCTCCAAGCCCTTCTCCTGTAGGACCTATAGGCACTGGAGTAAGGATAGACTACATAAAACGATACTTTGATAGTTTTTTAGAAAGAAACCTTAACCTTAAGTATACTGATTTTGGACTTTATAATGCAGAAGAAGCTGGGCTTAATGTTTTAGAGAGCCTTTTTAACGAGGTAACCGAGGGAGTAGGACTTACTTCCGTTTTAAAGAACTTTTGGGCTTCTTGGCAATCCTTAGCCAACGCTCCTGAAAACTTGGCTGCAAGAACACAGGTTTTGGAAAACGGAAAATTGATAACCGAGATTCTTAAAAGCAAGTTTCAAGGTCTCAGAGACCTTGAAACTCAGATAGGTCTTAAATTGAAAAACATGGCAGATAACATCAATAAAATATCTTCTCAAATTGCCGAACTAAACTTACAGATTACCGCCCTTGAGTCTGGTGGAAAAACCGCTAATGACCTTAGAGACCAAAGGGATGCCCTTATTAGACAACTTTCTCAGTTAGCTTCTATTCAGTATTTTGAAACCAAAGAAGGTGCATATAATGTAGTTTTAGGTAAAGGTTTTAATTTGGTAAACTTAGATAGAACATGGAAGCTTGAAATTTCCGGGACTGACCTGTATTGGGTCGATTCTTCAGGGGCAAAAGTGCCTCTTTCAAGCAAAGAAGTGTCTTCTGGAGAATTAGGTGGTTGGTTAAGACTTCTGGAACAGCTCTCAGATAAATACAATTATGAGTATGTCTCAGGAAACAAAATAAACTATAATCTTTTCGGAAAATTGATTTCGGAAGGTGATAAACTTTCAGACTTAGGCCTTTCAGGTATAGTAAACTTTAATATTACAGGCACAGACCACCTTGGAAACAGTGTTTCAGGAAGTATTAGTTATGACCTTACTACCACTCCTAATGCTACCTTGAGAGATCTTTTAGATAAAATAGAGGAGCTTTATAATTACACGGTTAAAGCCTACATAAAAGATGGGAGGCTTTTTATAGAGGACAACTTTAGAGGACCTGGTAAACTTGAGTTCTCTATGAGTGGTCCTGTTGATTTTGGAGGTTTTTCAGACCCAGCTTATCAAAGGAGGGTGGAAGAGCTAAATTTAGCCGGAAAGTTAAAACTTTTTGGTGAAGAACTGGTAAAAGCAGTTAACGAACTTCATACCCAAGGGGTTGGATTAACCTTCTATGAAGGAGAGCTGGAAGGGGCCTACTCTGTCAAACAATATCTCAAAGAACTGCCGTATTTTTTAGACCTTTCTAAAAATCCTTCAGGTACAGAATTAACAGGATTTTTTTATGTTTGGGTTAAAAATCCTCAAGGGCAGATAGTTCCTGTAAAAATTTCGGTTGAAGGTTTAAGCGTAAACGCTACTCTTGATGACCTGGCAAATAGAATTAACGAAGGCCTACAGCAGGCAGGTTTTTATGATCCTGCAAACCCGAACGCTCAGTATCTTAAAGCTTTGGTAAGAGGAGGAAAGCTTGTTTTTCAGGCTAAAGAAGGTTTTGCTTATGCCTTTTCAAACGATACTTCAGGTATTCTTCTTTCTACAGGAATAAACCTGTTTTTTTTAGGTACAGACCCAGAAGACCTGTCGGTAAACAATGTTTTCGTGCTCAAACCAGAGTTAATAGCCTCAGGCAAGATGGACTTAGCTTCTTTTAGAACAGAAACTTCTCTTTTTAAGGTCTATAAAAGCTTTACTACGATAGATGCTAATCAAACTTTTGATAATAGTCTTAGCAAAATTTTTCTTAGGTTTTATGACGATAAAATCAACCAGGTATCGCTGTTTGACCAAAATCCATCAAACGAAAAGGTGTTTTTTGTATTAGAAGGAAACGTCTCAGAAGAGATCAAGCTAACAGACCTTGGGTTTGCCAATAATACTATCATAACCTATAACGGGACCCTTTATGATGGAACGGCTGTAAGCGGAAGTTTTCAAGTTTCTCCCTTTTCTACGGTAAAAGACCTTATGAATAGTATAAAAACTACTTATAATAATACGGTTGAGGTTTATATAAAAAACGGGATGTTGATCATAGAAAATAAAAACCCTGGCGATAGTAGTTTAACCTTTAATTCAGATGAGTTAGCTCAAAACACCTACTTTGGTTCTTCCTATAGATGGAACCTTTCTCCTTCTGGTGAGTATTTTGTAGAAGTTTCTGTAAGAACAAACGAAACTTTATCGTCTATTTTTTCTAAAATAGACAGGCTCCCTTATATTAGAGCATACATTGACGCAGACGGAAAGGCAGTCATTAGCCTTGAACCCAACCAGACCAAAACCTATGCCTTTGAGATAGGTGATAACAGTTCAACCAACGGATTTATAGATTTTTTGACTACACAAAATATGTATATACCTTCGTTTAGAGGAGACCCAGATGTTAGTATTAATAGAGTTTCTACCGGTTTTGAAGACTTTATCTTAGATAACACAAGAGAAGATTATCTTTCTTTTTATCTCTTTGATAAAAAGGGAGATTACATAGACACCTTTAGAATAAGGCTTGATGACGGAAAAACTATTTTAGACGTGATAAAAGAGATTAACTCTCCTGAAAATGCACGTTATGGGCTTTCTGCAAGGCTTGATAGGGAGGGGAAACTGATAATAGAAACTACTGGTCTTTACCAGACAGCAACTTTTGTAGTTCAAGACGAAACCTCATACGGAACCAACTATATTCAAAAAAGCTTTGACCAAGGGTTTATCAATAAACTTAAAGGTTATGAGTTTAAGCGAGGGGACAACAGAACAGCCCAGGCTATAGCTGACCTTGCTTCTGTTACCAGAAAAAGTCTAAATTATGCCACCCTTGAAGACTATTATTCAAGCTTGATAGGAGAGGTTGGGGCAGCCACTAAGGCGGTAAAAGATAGTAAAAGCTTCTTAGAAACCCTTATCTCACAGATAAAGGCCATAAAAGACAGTGTTTCTGGAGTTTCTTTAGATGAGGAGATGACAAACCTTATAAAATACCAACAGGCCTTTGCTGCAGCGGCTAAACTTTTAACCTCAGTAGAGGATATGTTAGAAAACCTTATTAACGCTAAACGTTAA
- a CDS encoding flagellar basal body P-ring protein FlgI: MKKICCFLILLILFLVEQAFSVRLKDISEVEGVRGNFLVGYGLVVGLKQTGDGDQTKFTVQSIVNMLERFGILVPKEQVKLKNVAAVMVTAYLPPYARPGQRIDVEVSAIGDAKSLQGGTLLMTPLKGPDGQVYALAQGPISIGGFGAQGGGAQVQVNHPTVGKIPNGAIVEREVPMEDLNSLSKIVLTLKTEDFTTTARTVENINAYLKGNYAKALDLKNIELTVPPNYQRKVVKLLGEIGNLEVIPDAPAKVVIDEKTGTVIIGENVKIAKVAVAHGNLSVEIKETLEVSQPYPLSPGETVVTPRTELQAKEQKAKIVVLEEGVTLGELVRALNAVGATPRELIAILQAIKAAGALHADLVII, translated from the coding sequence ATGAAGAAGATATGCTGTTTTTTAATCTTATTAATTCTTTTCTTGGTAGAACAGGCCTTTTCTGTAAGGCTAAAAGACATAAGTGAAGTAGAAGGGGTAAGAGGTAATTTTTTGGTAGGTTATGGGTTAGTGGTTGGTCTTAAACAGACCGGAGACGGAGACCAGACCAAGTTTACCGTGCAGTCCATAGTAAACATGCTTGAAAGGTTTGGTATTTTAGTCCCTAAGGAACAGGTAAAATTAAAAAACGTGGCTGCGGTGATGGTTACTGCCTATCTCCCTCCTTATGCTAGGCCTGGACAAAGGATTGACGTAGAGGTTTCTGCTATAGGGGATGCGAAGAGCCTTCAGGGGGGGACGTTGCTTATGACCCCTTTAAAAGGTCCTGACGGACAGGTTTATGCCTTAGCTCAAGGTCCGATTTCTATAGGTGGTTTTGGTGCCCAGGGAGGTGGGGCTCAGGTGCAGGTAAACCATCCTACCGTAGGTAAAATCCCTAACGGAGCCATCGTAGAAAGGGAGGTTCCGATGGAAGACCTAAACAGCCTCTCAAAAATAGTCCTTACTTTAAAGACTGAGGATTTTACTACTACTGCAAGGACGGTAGAGAATATCAATGCTTATTTAAAAGGAAACTATGCCAAGGCTTTAGACCTTAAAAACATAGAATTAACCGTTCCTCCTAATTATCAAAGAAAGGTAGTAAAGCTTTTAGGAGAGATAGGTAACCTTGAGGTAATACCTGATGCTCCTGCTAAGGTGGTGATAGACGAAAAAACCGGGACGGTTATCATCGGAGAAAACGTAAAGATTGCAAAGGTAGCGGTAGCCCATGGAAATTTAAGCGTAGAGATTAAAGAAACCCTAGAGGTTTCTCAGCCCTATCCTCTTTCCCCTGGAGAGACTGTGGTTACTCCTAGGACGGAGCTACAGGCTAAGGAACAGAAGGCAAAGATTGTGGTTTTAGAAGAAGGGGTAACCTTAGGAGAACTGGTGAGGGCGCTTAATGCGGTAGGGGCAACCCCAAGAGAGCTTATCGCTATCTTGCAGGCTATAAAAGCTGCAGGTGCTTTACACGCAGACTTGGTAATCATATAA
- a CDS encoding flagellar basal body L-ring protein FlgH: MKISKIWLLGCLFFLWGCWEFDPKTPPTPPPPPEVSVQVEEGRYLSKGSLYKEGRDLYAYADKRARFVGDILTVKIVETYQSSNTVSQKSGKSSSASAGISNILGYENEIKSRFLPNAADLGTLFKGEMSSSTSGQGQTARQSKIVATLSARVVKVLPNGNLVIQGVRTIKRNRDLEYITLTGIVRPEDIAADNSVLSTQISDAYIEYSGKGPNSEAASGPGIITRLLQLFWLF; this comes from the coding sequence ATGAAAATCTCAAAAATTTGGCTTTTGGGATGTCTATTCTTTTTATGGGGGTGTTGGGAGTTTGATCCTAAGACCCCTCCGACCCCTCCTCCACCGCCTGAGGTAAGCGTTCAAGTAGAAGAAGGAAGATATTTAAGTAAGGGTTCTCTTTATAAAGAAGGAAGAGACTTGTACGCCTATGCTGACAAAAGGGCAAGGTTCGTAGGGGATATTTTAACCGTTAAAATCGTGGAGACCTATCAGAGTTCTAATACAGTAAGTCAAAAAAGCGGAAAAAGTAGTTCTGCTTCAGCAGGTATTTCAAACATTTTAGGGTATGAAAACGAGATAAAAAGCAGGTTTTTGCCTAATGCTGCAGATTTAGGGACTTTGTTTAAAGGGGAAATGAGCTCTTCCACTTCTGGTCAAGGTCAAACTGCAAGGCAAAGTAAGATTGTGGCTACTTTAAGCGCAAGGGTGGTTAAGGTTTTACCTAACGGCAACTTAGTAATTCAAGGGGTAAGGACGATTAAAAGAAATAGAGACCTTGAGTATATAACCCTTACAGGAATAGTAAGACCAGAAGATATAGCCGCAGATAATTCGGTTCTTTCTACCCAGATTTCAGACGCTTACATAGAGTATAGCGGTAAAGGACCCAATAGCGAAGCTGCAAGCGGACCAGGTATTATCACCAGACTTTTACAACTTTTCTGGCTGTTCTAA
- the flgA gene encoding flagellar basal body P-ring formation chaperone FlgA, giving the protein MRRFGLVWVLVVFFFSSLRAEDFYTPEDYKKIFLKEIEARLGKVYPNLSLERFSVEPRNVKVEKNIPYKANFLGRAGLGSNTLVLVFFKEGKEALRIRVWGYVEAYVPVLVLTKPLEKGEVIREEHVVFEKKPLSKLPQDVILQKEEVLGKELRTSLKPNVVLRKSFLAEALLIKRGQVVVITARGKGFLVQAKGKALQDGRKEEMIKVKNLSSNKEVLGKVVSSKEIEVVL; this is encoded by the coding sequence ATGAGAAGGTTTGGTTTGGTTTGGGTTTTAGTAGTTTTTTTCTTTAGTTCTTTAAGGGCAGAAGATTTTTATACACCAGAAGACTATAAAAAAATCTTTTTAAAAGAAATAGAGGCAAGGTTAGGTAAAGTTTATCCTAATTTAAGCTTAGAAAGGTTTAGTGTAGAACCAAGGAATGTCAAAGTAGAAAAAAACATCCCGTATAAAGCTAATTTTTTAGGAAGGGCTGGGCTTGGGTCTAATACTTTAGTTTTGGTGTTTTTTAAAGAGGGAAAAGAAGCCCTAAGGATTAGAGTTTGGGGTTATGTGGAGGCTTATGTCCCTGTTTTGGTTTTAACCAAGCCTTTAGAAAAAGGAGAGGTAATCAGAGAAGAACATGTGGTCTTTGAGAAAAAGCCCCTTTCTAAACTTCCCCAAGATGTGATTTTACAAAAAGAAGAGGTTTTAGGTAAAGAATTGAGGACTAGCCTTAAACCTAATGTGGTCTTAAGAAAGTCCTTTTTAGCCGAAGCCCTTTTAATAAAGAGAGGACAAGTGGTGGTGATTACAGCCAGAGGCAAGGGATTTTTGGTGCAGGCTAAAGGGAAGGCCTTACAAGACGGAAGAAAAGAAGAGATGATTAAGGTAAAAAACCTGAGCAGTAATAAAGAGGTCTTAGGAAAGGTAGTTTCATCAAAAGAGATAGAGGTGGTGCTCTGA
- the flgG gene encoding flagellar basal-body rod protein FlgG: MIRGLWSAATGMQGQQLQLDVIANNLANVNTVGFKKSRVDFEDLFYQNLKLAGALTADGTQVPVGMQIGLGVRPVAVPKLFTQGEYQLTNQELDWAIEGRGFFRVIMGGEEYYTRAGNFKLDRDGYIVTPDGARLQPEFAVPQGTARIEITPDGVITALGPRGETLAQAQLTIYDFTNPAGLYAVGRNLFKPTDAAGDVIEGNPGQNGFGTIAQGYLEMSNVDIVEEMVKMIITQRAYESNSKGVLTADQLLEIANNLKR; this comes from the coding sequence ATGATAAGAGGACTTTGGAGTGCTGCAACAGGGATGCAAGGACAGCAGTTACAGCTTGATGTGATAGCTAACAACCTTGCTAATGTAAATACCGTGGGGTTCAAAAAAAGTAGGGTCGATTTTGAGGATTTATTTTATCAAAATTTAAAGCTTGCCGGTGCTTTGACAGCTGACGGAACCCAGGTTCCTGTAGGAATGCAGATAGGTCTTGGGGTAAGGCCTGTAGCAGTCCCCAAACTTTTTACTCAAGGCGAATATCAGCTAACCAACCAAGAGCTTGATTGGGCTATAGAGGGAAGGGGTTTTTTTAGGGTAATCATGGGGGGAGAGGAATATTATACCAGGGCAGGAAATTTTAAGCTTGACCGCGATGGTTATATCGTCACCCCTGATGGTGCAAGGCTACAACCTGAATTTGCTGTTCCTCAAGGCACGGCAAGGATTGAGATTACCCCTGACGGAGTTATTACTGCTCTTGGACCAAGAGGAGAGACCTTAGCCCAGGCACAACTTACCATTTACGACTTTACCAACCCTGCAGGTCTTTATGCGGTTGGAAGAAATCTTTTTAAACCAACCGATGCTGCTGGAGATGTGATAGAAGGAAATCCTGGACAAAACGGGTTTGGAACAATAGCCCAGGGATATCTTGAGATGTCTAACGTAGATATAGTAGAAGAGATGGTAAAAATGATCATTACGCAGAGGGCTTATGAGTCTAACTCCAAAGGGGTTTTAACCGCAGACCAACTTTTAGAGATAGCCAATAACCTTAAGAGGTAA